TCATAACTCCACCTGATCCTATAAGTCAATTGCTGATTTCCTTTCCGTTATTGATTTTATATGAGATAAGTATTTATATTTCTGCTATTATCCACAAGAGGAAAGATAAGAAAGAAGCAGATTTAAAGAAATTAGAAGAAAGCTAATAAACACATAGTATGCTATTTGCCAATATACCGGGACTTACAGATTTAAAAGATCAGCTGATAAAGGGTGTTAAAACCGGTAAAATTGCCCATGCACAATTATTTTGGGGAAATCCAGGTACTGCCAACTTACCAATGGCTTTGGCTTATGCAACCTATTTAAATTGCGAAAATCCTAATGAAGATGATGCTTGTGGAGAGTGCAATTCCTGCCATAAAAATGCGAAATTCATTCATCCCGATTTTCAGTTCTCATTTCCAACTGCAGCTAACGACAATATTAAAGGCGATGACTCTAAACTGAGTAATAACTTTATGAAGTATTGGAGATCTTTTCTCCTGAAAGATCCTTTTGCGTCAGTATCAAATTGGATTGATCATATTGGTACAGGAAATAGGCAGTTGAATTTAGCAAAAGACGAAAGCAAAAACATTATCCGAAATTTATCTTTGAAAGCATTTGAAGGAAAATACAAGATTATGCTGATCTGGTTACCAGAATATTTACACCCTTCTGCTGCCAATGCACTTTTGAAAATTATTGAGGAACCTTCTGATAAGACTGTATTTTTATTAGTGTCCAATAATAGAGAAAAACTAATCGGTACAATCATTTCAAGAACTCAAGCCGTGCATGTACCGAATTATTCTGATGAAGAAGTAAAGAGTATTCTGGTCTCCAAATATGAGGTCGCTGAAAATCAAGCAAAGCAACTAGCTCATATTGCCCAGGGTGATTTGCATAAAGCTGTAGAATTGATAGATGACGTTTCAGATGATGCACAACAAGAATTTGAACAATGGATGCGTGAATGTTGGGCTAACGATTACACTAAACTAGTGAGGCGATCAGAAGACTTTCATAAGTGGGGTAAAATGAATCAACAACAATGGCTTGTTCATGCAGAAAATATTTTGAGGGAATCACTAGTAGCACTAATGCAAAGTACTGAATTGATGAGAGTTCCTGACGAACACGAGCAATTTGTTATGAAATTCAGCAAAACCTTAAGCTTAGAAAAAATTGCTCAGATGAATGACATCCTTAATAAGGCCACATACTATTTGGAAAGAAATGCCAGTGCAAAAATGACATTACTAAATGTTTCTCTTCAGCTTTCTGCTATTCTGAGAATGAAATAGTAAACATAGCTTTCGCAAGGCTCTCCATTTTCAACTTGACTCTTTTTACAACAAAAAACCGTTTTCCGCCTTTGACGGCTGAGGTATATTTTGATCATTGATCATTTCCCGCAAATCAATTTCA
This is a stretch of genomic DNA from Marivirga harenae. It encodes these proteins:
- a CDS encoding ATP-binding protein, giving the protein MLFANIPGLTDLKDQLIKGVKTGKIAHAQLFWGNPGTANLPMALAYATYLNCENPNEDDACGECNSCHKNAKFIHPDFQFSFPTAANDNIKGDDSKLSNNFMKYWRSFLLKDPFASVSNWIDHIGTGNRQLNLAKDESKNIIRNLSLKAFEGKYKIMLIWLPEYLHPSAANALLKIIEEPSDKTVFLLVSNNREKLIGTIISRTQAVHVPNYSDEEVKSILVSKYEVAENQAKQLAHIAQGDLHKAVELIDDVSDDAQQEFEQWMRECWANDYTKLVRRSEDFHKWGKMNQQQWLVHAENILRESLVALMQSTELMRVPDEHEQFVMKFSKTLSLEKIAQMNDILNKATYYLERNASAKMTLLNVSLQLSAILRMK